One genomic segment of Chitinophagales bacterium includes these proteins:
- a CDS encoding DUF4296 domain-containing protein produces MQKYLLFLCIGLLCACNSNRQSAPSNLIEADKMQLVLQDIHYADGLANREGEADNSTESRTKALYKGVFAKHGISEQQFFESFNYYLQHAAILDSIYKNMIVEISKQQAAIQAEK; encoded by the coding sequence ATGCAAAAGTATTTATTGTTTTTATGTATCGGATTGCTGTGTGCTTGCAACTCTAATCGGCAAAGTGCTCCAAGCAATTTAATTGAGGCAGATAAAATGCAATTGGTGTTGCAAGATATTCATTATGCCGATGGCTTAGCCAATAGAGAAGGCGAAGCCGATAACTCTACCGAAAGCAGAACAAAAGCACTCTATAAAGGCGTGTTTGCAAAGCATGGAATTTCTGAGCAGCAGTTTTTTGAAAGTTTCAATTACTACTTACAACATGCAGCTATTTTGGATAGCATTTACAAGAATATGATTGTTGAAATAAGTAAGCAGCAAGCTGCAATACAAGCCGAAAAGTAA
- a CDS encoding YggS family pyridoxal phosphate-dependent enzyme — MNITAFEEIKYELNQHKARLVAVSKTQSIEKIAALYHAGQRIFGENKVQEMCDKQSVLPNNIEWHLIGHLQRNKVKYIAPFVSMIHSVDSMKLLQEINKQALNNNRIIACLLQFHIAQEETKFGLNEAEASQLLQSPTFLEMKNIAICGVMGMATNTNNKALIKQEFMQLQSIFDSLKIQHFKNDSRFKEISMGMSSDYKIALQCGSTLVRIGSKLFGERNYE; from the coding sequence ATGAACATAACTGCTTTTGAAGAAATAAAATATGAATTAAATCAACACAAAGCAAGATTAGTAGCTGTTTCTAAGACACAATCTATTGAAAAGATAGCTGCACTGTACCATGCCGGACAACGCATTTTTGGCGAAAACAAAGTACAGGAAATGTGTGATAAACAATCTGTGCTCCCAAACAATATAGAATGGCATTTAATAGGTCATTTGCAACGCAACAAAGTAAAGTATATTGCTCCTTTTGTGAGTATGATACATTCCGTAGATAGTATGAAACTATTACAGGAAATAAACAAACAAGCGCTTAACAATAATAGAATTATTGCTTGTTTACTTCAATTTCATATTGCACAAGAAGAAACAAAATTTGGATTAAACGAAGCAGAAGCAAGCCAACTGCTACAATCTCCTACATTCTTAGAAATGAAAAATATTGCCATTTGCGGTGTAATGGGTATGGCAACCAATACAAACAACAAAGCGCTTATTAAACAAGAGTTTATGCAACTGCAATCTATTTTCGATAGCCTGAAAATACAGCACTTTAAAAATGATTCACGTTTTAAAGAAATTTCGATGGGCATGAGCAGCGACTATAAAATTGCACTGCAATGCGGCAGCACCTTGGTGCGTATAGGTAGCAAACTATTTGGCGAAAGAAACTATGAATAA
- a CDS encoding hydrogen peroxide-inducible genes activator, producing the protein MNFQQLEYILAVKQYRNFGKAAAACFVTQPTLSAMIQKLEEELNVQIFDRSITPVAITEVGAEVLLQAQQIVQQVALLQDIAASASTKIYGEYHLAVIPTIAPALMPALATLGGLYPDLKLYVSELQTPILLEKLRAGEVNAAIAATPLFQKDMVEMPLYLEPLHVFVSSRETKMKKYVMPSDIQTERVWMLEEGNCLSSQFEHICNLKRSTPKHSNFKIKTGSMETLLQLVEANNGITILPELFCLGLDSTRKLGLRKFKQPKPVRQVSLLYKRGNAKERLNMLIATHVQQYVQGIISQNFKDGGIAVIPAYS; encoded by the coding sequence ATGAATTTTCAGCAGTTAGAATATATACTGGCGGTAAAGCAGTATCGAAATTTTGGAAAGGCAGCAGCAGCTTGTTTTGTAACACAACCAACTTTAAGCGCTATGATTCAAAAGTTGGAGGAGGAGCTAAATGTTCAAATTTTTGACCGTTCAATAACTCCGGTTGCCATTACAGAGGTTGGGGCCGAGGTACTTTTGCAGGCGCAGCAGATTGTTCAGCAAGTGGCATTGCTGCAAGATATTGCGGCTAGTGCCAGTACTAAAATTTATGGAGAGTATCACCTTGCCGTTATACCAACTATTGCACCCGCTTTGATGCCTGCTTTGGCAACTCTGGGTGGTTTGTATCCCGATTTAAAATTGTATGTAAGTGAGCTGCAAACACCAATCTTATTGGAGAAGTTAAGGGCGGGCGAAGTGAATGCTGCTATTGCTGCTACGCCTCTCTTTCAAAAAGATATGGTAGAAATGCCACTGTATTTAGAGCCGCTGCATGTGTTTGTTTCTTCCAGAGAAACCAAAATGAAAAAGTATGTAATGCCGAGCGATATTCAAACCGAAAGAGTGTGGATGCTGGAAGAAGGCAACTGCTTAAGTTCGCAGTTCGAGCACATTTGCAATCTTAAAAGAAGCACTCCCAAGCATAGTAATTTTAAGATTAAAACAGGCAGTATGGAAACCTTGCTGCAATTAGTAGAAGCCAATAATGGAATTACAATTTTACCGGAATTATTTTGCCTTGGTTTAGATAGCACCCGCAAGTTGGGCTTGCGTAAATTTAAACAGCCAAAGCCGGTGCGGCAAGTGAGTTTGCTATACAAAAGAGGAAATGCAAAGGAGCGCTTAAATATGCTTATCGCTACGCATGTTCAGCAATATGTGCAGGGTATCATAAGCCAAAATTTTAAAGATGGAGGCATTGCCGTTATTCCTGCTTATTCATAG
- a CDS encoding c-type cytochrome: MKHLLYLLLAILLLQSCNNSNKTPQEQTTDSTTLSADAERFLLQDAQEVFEALPARAESQTNLLTEEKILLGKALYHDARLSKTGNNSCNSCHNLNTFGVDNKSTSAGDAGKNGDRNSPTVLNAAFHKIQFWDGRANDVEQQAGMPILNPVEMAIPSEAFLVKRLKEIKEYQELFGKAFPNDKDPLTFKNIQNAIAAFERTLVTPSAFDNYLNGQTDALTAQQKAGLREFLTIGCQQCHAGATLGGTMLQKFGLFSNYWEHTKSATHDKGRFQETKNEGDEFVFKSCGLRNCAETYPYFHDGSVSDLKEAVRIMAKTQLNKDLSEEQVGSITAFLNSLTGKLPQEATVVPDWVPQVKTN; the protein is encoded by the coding sequence ATGAAACATTTACTTTACTTGTTATTAGCCATATTACTCTTACAATCTTGTAATAACAGCAACAAAACTCCACAAGAGCAAACAACCGATTCAACAACACTTTCTGCAGATGCGGAGCGCTTTTTACTACAAGATGCTCAGGAGGTATTTGAAGCACTTCCTGCACGAGCAGAAAGCCAAACTAATTTACTAACCGAAGAAAAAATATTGCTGGGCAAGGCACTGTATCACGATGCTCGCTTATCTAAAACAGGAAACAACAGTTGCAATTCTTGCCACAACTTAAACACCTTTGGCGTAGATAATAAAAGCACCTCTGCAGGCGATGCAGGCAAAAATGGCGATAGAAATTCACCCACCGTTTTAAATGCAGCTTTTCATAAAATACAATTTTGGGATGGAAGAGCAAACGATGTAGAACAGCAAGCAGGAATGCCCATCTTAAATCCGGTTGAAATGGCAATTCCATCTGAGGCATTCTTAGTTAAGCGATTAAAGGAAATTAAAGAATACCAAGAATTGTTTGGCAAGGCTTTTCCTAACGATAAAGATCCATTAACCTTCAAAAATATTCAGAATGCAATAGCTGCTTTTGAGCGCACATTGGTTACGCCTTCTGCATTCGATAACTACTTAAACGGACAAACCGATGCACTTACAGCACAGCAAAAAGCCGGCTTACGCGAGTTCTTAACTATTGGCTGCCAGCAATGCCATGCAGGCGCAACATTAGGAGGCACCATGCTGCAAAAATTCGGACTTTTCAGCAACTATTGGGAACATACAAAATCTGCCACACACGATAAAGGAAGATTCCAAGAAACAAAAAATGAAGGTGATGAATTTGTGTTCAAATCCTGTGGTTTACGCAACTGTGCCGAAACATATCCATACTTCCACGATGGTAGCGTAAGCGATTTAAAAGAAGCCGTGCGCATTATGGCAAAAACTCAGCTAAACAAAGACTTGAGTGAAGAACAAGTTGGTTCCATCACTGCATTTCTAAATTCATTAACCGGAAAGTTACCACAAGAAGCTACAGTAGTTCCCGATTGGGTACCACAGGTTAAAACAAACTAA
- a CDS encoding 6-carboxytetrahydropterin synthase, with protein MRVAVFRKAHFNAAHRLYRKEWSHEKNNEVFGLCNNPNWHGHNYVVEVKIMGEVDPETGYLIDLKILNSIIQKEVIERFDHKNLNLDTVEFKDLNPTGENIVVVIYNLIRACLEDKYDLAVRLWETERNYFEFPA; from the coding sequence ATGAGAGTAGCCGTATTCAGAAAAGCCCATTTTAATGCCGCACACAGGTTATATAGAAAGGAATGGAGCCACGAGAAAAACAATGAGGTATTTGGATTGTGCAATAACCCCAATTGGCATGGGCACAATTATGTGGTGGAAGTAAAGATAATGGGAGAGGTAGATCCCGAAACCGGATACTTAATTGATTTGAAAATACTAAATAGTATTATTCAAAAAGAAGTGATTGAGCGCTTCGATCATAAAAACTTAAACTTAGATACTGTAGAGTTTAAAGACCTAAATCCCACAGGCGAAAATATTGTAGTGGTGATATACAACCTTATTCGTGCATGCTTAGAAGATAAGTACGATTTAGCAGTCCGTCTTTGGGAAACTGAGCGCAATTACTTTGAGTTTCCTGCATAA
- a CDS encoding CHASE3 domain-containing protein, with amino-acid sequence MLKGISTFFSDFSLKQRLYWGFFALLMLVGLSIALVIFNFSKFNQANDWLSQTNLLIQHTEEVLDEMLDMEANATDYVLTGNEKYLTHYQRAHTSFNHNFKLLLQLNNKNFPPKNSFKKLEIAANKQIELTQKLITTRQNIGAKAAIIAMQSDTPNIYMDNFRTTLLAFEREEKELLKIRQQKQESWQLSSQIAFIALILLMFAVLVISFKSIANNLKQRITAEENLQVEKQLLQNIIDNTSTLVFIKDKTGKYLLANKQFTDVFNIPAAAVTEKSDADLFPSDTALKLRETDSKVLTTGIPMELEEIVPIQGKAHTYLSIKFPLRDRDGNIYALCGMSTDITERKQHESQILSLNTQLETNNQRLHNINKELEAFTYTVSHDLRAPLRAINGFASLLQRQSEEKNFDADTMRIMTMMRENAAQMGQLIDDLLAFSKLGRYKPNFQLTDMKEVANAVAAQLTYENSPSKILLNIKHIEPAICDSSLIKQVWINLVSNAIKYSSQKPKQFIEIGSTNNNGEIIYYVKDNGAGFDMKYYNKLFGIFQRLHSSMEFEGTGVGLAIVNRIVKRHSGKVWAESTLGEGATFYFSLPAQPRLSDV; translated from the coding sequence ATGTTGAAGGGCATATCTACTTTTTTTTCAGATTTTTCTTTAAAACAACGGCTCTATTGGGGCTTCTTTGCGTTGCTAATGCTTGTTGGTTTAAGCATAGCTTTGGTTATTTTTAATTTCTCAAAATTCAACCAAGCCAACGATTGGCTTTCACAAACCAACTTACTAATTCAACATACAGAAGAAGTGCTAGATGAAATGCTGGACATGGAAGCCAATGCAACCGATTATGTACTTACCGGCAACGAAAAATATCTAACACATTACCAAAGAGCACACACTAGTTTCAATCATAATTTCAAACTTCTACTCCAACTTAACAATAAAAATTTCCCACCCAAAAACAGTTTTAAAAAATTAGAAATTGCTGCCAACAAGCAAATAGAATTAACCCAAAAACTTATTACCACCCGCCAAAATATTGGAGCTAAAGCTGCGATAATTGCTATGCAATCCGATACACCTAACATATATATGGATAACTTTAGAACTACTCTTTTGGCCTTTGAGCGCGAAGAAAAGGAACTACTAAAAATACGACAACAAAAACAAGAATCTTGGCAATTGAGTTCGCAAATTGCCTTTATTGCACTTATACTCTTAATGTTTGCTGTTTTGGTTATTTCATTTAAAAGCATTGCCAATAACTTAAAACAAAGAATTACTGCCGAAGAAAATTTGCAGGTAGAAAAGCAATTGCTACAAAATATAATTGACAATACATCAACCCTTGTTTTTATAAAAGATAAAACCGGGAAATACCTCTTAGCCAACAAGCAATTCACAGATGTATTCAATATCCCTGCGGCAGCAGTAACAGAAAAAAGTGATGCCGATTTATTTCCTTCCGACACTGCACTAAAACTTCGCGAAACCGATAGCAAAGTACTTACAACCGGCATACCTATGGAGCTTGAAGAAATAGTTCCCATACAAGGAAAAGCACATACTTACCTTTCAATAAAATTTCCATTGCGAGATAGAGATGGCAACATATACGCACTCTGCGGTATGAGCACAGATATTACCGAGCGCAAACAACACGAGTCGCAAATACTAAGTTTAAATACCCAACTCGAAACAAACAACCAGCGCCTGCACAATATCAATAAAGAATTAGAAGCCTTTACTTACACCGTTTCGCACGATTTACGTGCACCACTGCGGGCAATCAATGGTTTTGCCTCGCTGCTGCAACGCCAAAGCGAAGAGAAAAATTTTGATGCAGATACTATGCGTATTATGACTATGATGCGCGAAAATGCAGCCCAAATGGGGCAACTGATAGACGACCTTTTGGCATTCTCAAAACTAGGTCGCTACAAGCCCAACTTTCAACTCACAGATATGAAAGAGGTGGCAAATGCCGTAGCAGCACAACTTACTTACGAAAACAGCCCCTCAAAAATACTGCTCAACATTAAACATATAGAACCCGCCATTTGCGATTCAAGTTTAATTAAGCAAGTATGGATAAACCTTGTTTCTAATGCCATAAAATACTCTTCGCAAAAACCAAAACAGTTTATAGAAATAGGCAGTACCAATAACAATGGAGAAATAATTTACTATGTAAAAGACAATGGTGCCGGTTTCGATATGAAGTATTACAACAAACTATTTGGGATATTCCAACGCCTGCATTCCAGCATGGAGTTTGAAGGAACCGGAGTGGGCCTTGCCATTGTAAATAGAATTGTAAAGCGCCACAGTGGAAAAGTATGGGCAGAATCTACCCTTGGCGAAGGTGCCACATTCTACTTTTCGTTGCCTGCCCAACCACGCCTCTCCGATGTGTAA
- a CDS encoding heavy metal translocating P-type ATPase metal-binding domain-containing protein, translated as MKQVQQGALKVCYHCGEDCKTEIQFDKKSFCCEGCKTVYSLLSENNLCTYYNLNTNPGTSLNKEISPHKFAYLEDAQVITQLLNFNDGNLSTVTFYIPQIHCSSCIYLLENLYRIKKGILRSHVNFMKREANITFDNTILNLRQVVEALVQIGYEPRINLNDLQRKEKKQHLRKYYLKIGIAFFAFGNIMLFTFPEYLGIDVIAESGFRKFFGYLNFLLALPVLLFSASEFFISAWSAAKEKTLNMDVPIVLGIIAMFIRSSYEIFTHTGGGYFDTLSSLVLLMLIGRLFQNKTYDTLSFERDYKSYFPVAVTVINNQKETSIPLTKLRIGDRLLIRNHELIPADAKLVKGNANIDYSFVTGEATPIAKQQGDLIFAGGKHLGSAIELEVIKDVSHSYLTQLWNDSAFHKNDHKNITSLATKMSLWFTPIVILIAIAATAFWWTSDTARALNAFTSVLIITCPCALALSSPFTLGNALRLLGKNGMYLKNTLTIEKLAKISSIVFDKTGTLTNTKDAKIEFADLNSGAESTASANPPALSDYELQLVKSLVYHSSHPLSKKVYEHLKETPIFPTQDFKEEEGKGIEGWVDENCVRIGSKRYLCNNKNADNSTISDFRHASKVYVGINGKVLGYFLVKNEYRKGFSTLIQQLRTKYELFVLSGDNDAEKNFLKQYVPEENLVFHQQPSDKLNYIKKLQQQHQMVMMLGDGLNDAGALKQADVGLVIADDVNNFSPACDGIIEAAQFERLNTLMQFSKDAVRVIKMSFAISILYNIIGVSFAVQGTMSPIVAAVIMPISSVTIILFTTLGSAYFAGRKGF; from the coding sequence ATGAAACAGGTACAGCAGGGCGCATTAAAAGTTTGCTATCACTGTGGCGAAGACTGTAAAACCGAAATTCAATTCGATAAAAAATCGTTTTGTTGCGAAGGTTGCAAAACAGTTTACTCGCTGCTTAGTGAAAACAATTTGTGTACCTACTATAACTTAAATACCAATCCGGGCACTTCACTCAACAAAGAAATTAGCCCCCACAAATTTGCCTATCTCGAAGATGCACAAGTAATAACACAGCTGCTGAACTTCAACGATGGCAACCTTTCTACCGTAACCTTCTATATTCCGCAAATACATTGCAGCTCGTGCATTTACCTGCTCGAAAATCTTTACCGGATAAAAAAAGGAATACTGCGCTCGCATGTAAACTTTATGAAACGCGAAGCCAATATTACTTTCGACAACACTATTCTAAACCTCCGCCAAGTAGTAGAAGCATTGGTACAAATAGGCTATGAGCCACGCATCAATTTAAACGACCTCCAACGCAAAGAAAAAAAGCAACACCTGCGCAAATACTACTTAAAAATTGGTATTGCATTTTTTGCCTTCGGCAATATTATGCTCTTCACTTTTCCTGAATATTTAGGAATAGATGTAATAGCAGAAAGTGGTTTCAGAAAATTCTTCGGCTACCTAAACTTCTTATTGGCATTACCTGTTTTACTATTTAGTGCCAGCGAATTTTTTATTTCGGCATGGAGTGCTGCAAAAGAAAAAACACTCAACATGGATGTGCCCATTGTGTTGGGAATAATTGCCATGTTTATACGCAGCAGCTACGAAATTTTCACACACACCGGAGGCGGCTATTTCGATACACTTTCCAGCCTAGTACTCTTAATGCTTATTGGGCGATTGTTTCAAAATAAAACTTACGATACACTTTCGTTTGAACGCGATTACAAATCCTATTTCCCCGTTGCGGTTACAGTAATAAACAACCAAAAAGAAACCTCTATACCGCTCACAAAATTACGCATTGGCGACCGCCTGCTTATTAGAAACCACGAGCTTATTCCTGCCGATGCAAAACTGGTGAAGGGAAACGCCAATATAGATTACAGCTTTGTTACGGGCGAAGCAACCCCTATTGCAAAGCAACAAGGCGATTTAATTTTTGCAGGTGGTAAACACTTAGGCAGCGCCATAGAACTTGAAGTAATTAAAGATGTATCGCACAGCTACCTCACGCAACTTTGGAACGATAGCGCCTTTCATAAAAACGACCACAAAAATATTACTTCACTCGCTACAAAAATGAGTCTTTGGTTTACACCAATAGTAATACTCATAGCTATTGCCGCCACTGCCTTTTGGTGGACATCAGATACCGCCCGCGCCCTAAACGCATTCACTTCCGTACTCATTATTACCTGCCCATGTGCATTGGCACTTTCTTCGCCCTTTACATTAGGAAATGCATTGCGACTGCTTGGGAAAAATGGTATGTATTTAAAAAACACCCTCACCATAGAAAAACTTGCCAAAATAAGCAGCATTGTTTTCGATAAAACCGGTACGCTCACAAATACCAAAGATGCTAAAATTGAATTTGCAGACCTCAACAGCGGAGCAGAAAGTACGGCATCTGCAAACCCTCCGGCATTATCAGATTACGAACTGCAATTGGTAAAATCGCTGGTGTATCATTCTTCGCATCCACTGAGCAAAAAAGTATATGAACACCTAAAAGAAACTCCAATTTTCCCTACACAAGATTTTAAAGAAGAAGAAGGAAAAGGTATAGAAGGATGGGTAGATGAAAATTGTGTTAGAATTGGCTCAAAACGATACTTATGCAACAATAAAAATGCAGACAACAGCACCATTTCAGATTTCAGACACGCCTCAAAAGTATATGTGGGCATCAATGGAAAAGTGCTCGGCTACTTCTTGGTAAAAAACGAATATCGAAAAGGATTCAGCACCCTCATTCAACAGCTCCGCACCAAGTATGAACTATTTGTACTTAGTGGCGATAACGATGCCGAGAAAAACTTTTTGAAACAATATGTACCGGAAGAAAATCTAGTATTTCACCAACAGCCCAGCGACAAATTAAACTATATAAAGAAACTACAGCAACAACACCAAATGGTGATGATGCTTGGTGATGGTTTAAACGATGCAGGTGCATTAAAGCAAGCCGATGTTGGCTTAGTAATTGCCGATGATGTAAATAACTTTTCTCCTGCCTGCGATGGCATTATAGAAGCTGCACAATTTGAAAGATTGAATACACTCATGCAGTTTTCGAAAGATGCCGTTAGGGTAATAAAAATGAGTTTTGCCATTTCCATTCTGTACAACATTATTGGAGTGAGTTTTGCTGTACAGGGAACCATGAGCCCCATTGTGGCGGCTGTAATTATGCCTATTAGCTCCGTAACCATTATACTCTTCACCACTCTTGGTTCTGCCTACTTTGCCGGGCGAAAAGGATTTTAA